From the Syngnathoides biaculeatus isolate LvHL_M chromosome 10, ASM1980259v1, whole genome shotgun sequence genome, one window contains:
- the brk1 gene encoding probable protein BRICK1, translating into MAGQEDPVQREIHQDWANREYIEVITSSIKKITDFLNSFDMSCRSRLATLNEKLTALERRIEYIEARVTKGETLT; encoded by the exons ATGGCCGGCCAGGAAGATCCAGTGCAGCGAGAAATTCACCAAGATTGGGCCAACCGGGAGTACATCGAAGTAATTACGAGCAGCATCAAGAAAATTACCGACTTCCTTAACTCTTTCG ACATGTCATGTCGATCCCGTTTGGCTACCCTCAATGAGAAGTTGACTGCCTTGGAGAGGAGAATTGAATACATTGAGGCAAGA gTGACAAAAGGAGAGACCTTGACTTAA